A stretch of Cryptosporangium aurantiacum DNA encodes these proteins:
- a CDS encoding LacI family DNA-binding transcriptional regulator, with protein sequence MPKEAQVTSADVAVAAGVSRATVSFVLNDTPSARVSDATRERVLAAARELGYVPHAAARSLRAGRSDIVLLPIPVFAIGRLFSDWLGELEAAFGSLGYRLMLIGDHSEDPLAAARSWAQLRPAAVLAIAAGRMVGEVAGVLAHAGIQTLTVAEAPVEGVLTFVHDQSLVGVTAVEHLVARGRRRIGVVMPAERGLSVLAEARLVGARRAAGAAEIVPLPMRYTDSAAAALAVLGRELDLDAVFGFNDEYAALLIAALGDAGITVPDRIAVVGADDLVSSQVVRPRLTSIRYVMPPASVFADAVDRLIQREEIPEIPPVRFELVPRDSS encoded by the coding sequence ATGCCTAAGGAAGCCCAGGTCACCAGTGCGGACGTCGCGGTCGCCGCGGGCGTCTCGCGCGCCACGGTGTCGTTCGTCCTGAACGACACGCCCTCTGCCCGGGTCAGCGACGCGACCCGGGAGCGCGTCCTGGCGGCCGCGCGGGAGCTGGGTTACGTGCCCCACGCGGCGGCACGCTCGCTGCGGGCCGGACGTAGTGACATCGTGCTGCTGCCGATCCCGGTGTTCGCGATCGGACGGCTGTTCAGCGACTGGCTCGGCGAATTGGAGGCCGCGTTCGGCTCGTTGGGCTATCGGCTGATGCTGATCGGGGACCATTCGGAAGATCCACTCGCCGCCGCGAGGTCGTGGGCGCAGTTGCGACCGGCGGCTGTGCTCGCGATCGCGGCGGGCCGGATGGTCGGCGAGGTGGCAGGCGTGCTGGCCCACGCCGGGATCCAGACCCTCACCGTGGCGGAAGCCCCGGTCGAGGGCGTGCTGACCTTCGTGCACGACCAGTCGCTGGTCGGCGTCACGGCGGTCGAACACCTGGTTGCCAGGGGGCGGCGTCGGATCGGGGTCGTGATGCCGGCCGAGCGGGGCCTGTCGGTGCTCGCCGAGGCCCGGCTGGTCGGCGCTCGGCGGGCCGCGGGCGCTGCCGAGATCGTGCCGCTTCCGATGCGGTACACCGACTCGGCGGCCGCCGCGCTGGCGGTGCTCGGTCGCGAGCTGGACCTCGACGCGGTGTTCGGCTTCAACGATGAGTACGCCGCCCTGTTGATCGCGGCCCTGGGTGACGCGGGTATCACAGTTCCTGATCGGATCGCGGTCGTCGGCGCGGACGACCTGGTGAGCAGCCAGGTCGTCCGGCCACGGCTGACGTCGATCCGATACGTGATGCCGCCTGCGAGCGTTTTCGCGGACGCGGTGGACCGCTTGATCCAGCGCGAAGAGATACCGGAGATTCCCCCGGTCCGATTCGAGCTGGTCCCGCGGGACTCATCCTGA
- a CDS encoding MFS transporter, whose product MASLNAKPADDSVVEGPVASTEPANLRRILTWLLLANSAMYLIYGGIGGVLNPLLVERAVGAADKVSALGIVYGVSAIFATLANPIAGAFSDRVGRRNPFILGGAVLAAVVLAILGSVHTLLLVALFWSLGQMFMNVLQAAITAMVPDRVPTERLGTASAVVGLGLPVGGLVGAIVAGILSTSLGIAYLTFAVIIAFFGVLFTWRVKDVPLNRKSATPGVRAQIAAFTDALRVADFRWAFIGRALLVLGFFSVYGYQLYILQDRVDLPSGISPAGGTSILSVISTLTMGIAVAAGGTLSDRLGRRKIFVAVSGTIAGLAVLIPLLFTSWLAMIVFTLVNGLAFGCFMAVDTAVVATVLPSKGDAARDMGVLNVANAGPQIIAPFLASLLIAHLGGYDTLFVYSGIVTVVGAISVYRIRSVR is encoded by the coding sequence ATGGCTAGTTTGAACGCAAAACCGGCCGATGACTCCGTCGTCGAAGGCCCGGTGGCCAGCACTGAACCGGCCAACCTCCGTCGCATCCTCACCTGGCTCCTCCTCGCCAACAGCGCCATGTACCTCATCTACGGAGGCATCGGCGGCGTTCTCAATCCGCTGCTAGTGGAGCGGGCGGTCGGCGCCGCCGACAAGGTCTCCGCACTGGGCATCGTCTACGGCGTCAGCGCGATCTTCGCGACGCTCGCCAACCCGATCGCCGGCGCGTTCTCCGACCGGGTCGGCCGCCGCAACCCGTTCATCCTCGGTGGCGCGGTGCTGGCCGCGGTAGTGCTGGCGATCCTCGGCAGCGTGCACACGCTGCTGTTGGTCGCGCTGTTCTGGTCGCTGGGCCAGATGTTCATGAACGTCCTCCAGGCCGCGATCACCGCGATGGTGCCCGACCGGGTGCCCACCGAACGGCTCGGCACGGCGTCCGCTGTCGTCGGGCTGGGCCTGCCGGTCGGCGGCCTCGTGGGCGCCATCGTCGCGGGCATCCTGTCGACCTCGCTGGGCATCGCCTACCTGACCTTCGCCGTCATCATCGCCTTCTTCGGCGTGCTGTTCACCTGGCGCGTGAAGGACGTACCGCTGAACCGGAAGAGCGCCACGCCGGGCGTGCGCGCGCAGATCGCGGCCTTCACCGACGCGCTGCGTGTTGCCGACTTCCGCTGGGCGTTCATCGGCCGCGCGCTGCTGGTGCTGGGCTTCTTCTCGGTGTACGGCTACCAGCTCTACATCCTGCAGGACCGCGTCGACCTGCCCAGCGGCATCTCCCCGGCCGGCGGAACCAGCATTCTGAGCGTGATCAGCACGCTGACCATGGGCATCGCCGTAGCGGCCGGCGGTACCCTCTCCGACCGTCTCGGCCGGCGCAAGATTTTCGTCGCGGTGTCGGGCACGATCGCCGGCCTGGCCGTGCTCATCCCGCTCCTGTTCACGTCGTGGCTGGCGATGATCGTGTTCACCCTGGTCAATGGCCTGGCTTTCGGCTGCTTCATGGCCGTGGACACCGCGGTTGTCGCCACGGTGCTGCCCAGCAAGGGCGACGCCGCCCGCGACATGGGCGTGCTCAACGTCGCCAACGCCGGGCCGCAGATCATCGCGCCGTTCCTGGCGTCGCTGCTGATCGCGCACCTCGGTGGCTACGACACGCTGTTCGTCTACTCCGGAATCGTCACCGTGGTGGGCGCCATCTCCGTGTACCGGATCCGCAGCGTGCGGTGA
- a CDS encoding alpha/beta fold hydrolase, translated as MKLNVHERGTGDRLALLIHGGMSDHRTWHAVEDELVARGYRVLAPDLRGHGVSPRGEYRPELLADDLVESLPAGADVAIGHSLGGLALALAVDRLRPARAVYSDPGLRLGDIPPNVLELMRAMVASATEESVRAQNPRWSDADVAAELAGFKLLDPEFELAMSGPASAFVATRPSLVQLADPSFTISPEAAEELRANGFEIRTVAGTGHCIHRDDLAGFLASLDGWI; from the coding sequence ATGAAACTGAACGTGCACGAGCGAGGAACCGGCGACCGGCTCGCCCTGCTGATCCACGGCGGAATGTCCGACCACCGCACCTGGCACGCGGTCGAAGACGAGCTGGTGGCCCGTGGCTACCGGGTCCTCGCCCCCGACCTGCGGGGCCACGGGGTCAGCCCGCGTGGCGAGTACCGCCCCGAGTTACTCGCCGACGATCTGGTCGAGAGCTTGCCGGCCGGCGCCGACGTAGCGATCGGCCACTCGCTCGGCGGCCTGGCCTTGGCGCTGGCCGTTGACCGCCTGCGGCCGGCCCGCGCCGTCTACTCCGACCCGGGGCTCCGGCTGGGCGATATCCCGCCGAACGTGCTGGAGCTGATGCGGGCCATGGTGGCGAGCGCGACTGAGGAGAGCGTCCGCGCGCAGAACCCCCGCTGGTCCGACGCCGATGTGGCCGCCGAGCTGGCCGGGTTCAAGCTCCTGGACCCCGAGTTCGAGCTCGCCATGAGCGGCCCGGCCTCGGCCTTCGTGGCGACGAGGCCGTCGTTGGTGCAGCTGGCCGACCCGAGCTTCACGATCTCGCCGGAGGCCGCTGAAGAATTGCGCGCGAACGGTTTCGAGATCCGGACAGTGGCTGGCACCGGCCACTGCATCCACCGCGACGACCTCGCCGGCTTCTTAGCCTCCCTCGACGGCTGGATCTAG
- a CDS encoding SDR family oxidoreductase: MAERGASTVIAGYNAATAKSTADALIERGLDVNGLVCDVTLRTDVYRVVATTIERYGRVDGVVNNAQWTSPGVPFIDQDEEGSG; the protein is encoded by the coding sequence ATCGCTGAGCGAGGCGCCTCCACCGTCATCGCCGGGTACAACGCGGCCACCGCCAAATCGACCGCCGACGCGCTGATCGAACGGGGACTGGACGTAAACGGGCTGGTCTGCGACGTCACCCTCCGCACCGACGTCTACCGGGTAGTAGCGACGACCATCGAGCGCTACGGCCGGGTCGACGGCGTGGTCAACAACGCCCAGTGGACGAGCCCAGGCGTGCCGTTCATCGACCAGGACGAGGAGGGATCCGGGTGA
- a CDS encoding TetR/AcrR family transcriptional regulator: MVVELFIQHGTSAFAIKDLAAHAGISERSFHRYFPKKEDVVRPFLAAGAERIATIAADRPTDEPLVASLVEAWRGSWAAVHVDKARALHEILRESESFRAHWLQALTDSERRWTQVIAGRLCIDPAGRQAVLAGAAVAAATRLSIEGFAENLNPAEEFAAQLALLGPALFTSPTKE, translated from the coding sequence GTGGTGGTCGAGTTGTTCATCCAGCACGGCACCAGCGCCTTCGCGATCAAAGACCTGGCCGCCCACGCCGGCATCTCCGAACGATCGTTCCACCGCTACTTTCCCAAGAAGGAAGATGTCGTCCGGCCGTTCCTGGCCGCCGGCGCCGAGCGCATCGCGACCATCGCCGCCGACCGCCCGACCGACGAGCCGCTGGTGGCCTCGCTGGTCGAGGCCTGGCGGGGGTCGTGGGCCGCCGTCCACGTCGACAAGGCCCGCGCGCTGCACGAGATCCTGCGTGAATCGGAAAGCTTCCGCGCGCACTGGCTCCAGGCCCTGACCGACAGCGAGCGCCGTTGGACGCAGGTCATCGCCGGCCGACTCTGCATCGACCCGGCCGGCCGGCAGGCGGTGCTCGCCGGCGCCGCGGTGGCCGCCGCGACCCGCCTCTCGATCGAAGGCTTCGCCGAGAACTTGAACCCCGCCGAGGAGTTCGCAGCCCAGCTCGCGCTCCTCGGGCCAGCCCTCTTCACCAGTCCAACGAAGGAATGA
- a CDS encoding 3-keto-5-aminohexanoate cleavage protein: MNETPVLIEAAITPLRKGQPLQTSEQLIHEALESLAAGAAIIHHHHDFRQTREQAVAQVIHVEGEILRAYPGAYVYNDYLAGDKIMEEKNAHLQPLADAGLLRMAALDPGLTQFGILSDDGLPNLAVQGGADYASAHQVVEFARHTSTPLSVGIYDPSNLRWAIAYARAGKLPVGSMIKLYFGGEYQLGGDKWPTAGFGLPPTKQALDMYLAMMDGIDLPWIVSIQGGVLTDTDLAQYALELGGHLRVGVEDTAGATAMTNRETVEAAAALADKVGRPVAALTSA, translated from the coding sequence ATGAACGAGACCCCAGTCCTGATCGAAGCCGCGATCACCCCGCTGCGCAAAGGCCAGCCCTTACAGACGTCCGAGCAGCTGATCCACGAGGCGCTCGAGTCGCTGGCGGCCGGCGCGGCGATCATCCATCACCACCACGACTTCCGGCAGACCCGCGAGCAGGCCGTCGCCCAGGTCATCCACGTCGAGGGCGAGATCCTGCGCGCCTACCCCGGTGCCTACGTCTATAACGACTACCTGGCCGGCGACAAGATCATGGAGGAGAAGAACGCCCACCTCCAGCCACTGGCCGACGCCGGCCTCCTGCGCATGGCGGCGCTGGACCCGGGCCTGACCCAGTTCGGGATCCTGTCGGACGACGGCCTGCCCAACCTCGCGGTCCAGGGCGGCGCCGACTACGCGTCCGCGCATCAGGTCGTCGAGTTCGCCCGACACACCAGCACGCCGCTCAGCGTCGGGATCTACGACCCGAGTAACCTGCGCTGGGCGATCGCCTACGCCCGCGCGGGCAAACTGCCGGTCGGCTCGATGATCAAGCTCTACTTCGGCGGCGAATACCAGCTCGGCGGCGACAAATGGCCGACCGCTGGCTTCGGGCTTCCGCCGACAAAGCAGGCCCTGGACATGTACCTGGCGATGATGGACGGCATTGACCTGCCGTGGATCGTCAGCATTCAGGGCGGCGTGCTGACCGACACTGACCTCGCGCAGTACGCCCTGGAACTCGGCGGGCACCTGCGCGTCGGGGTCGAGGACACCGCCGGCGCCACCGCGATGACCAACCGCGAGACGGTCGAGGCCGCCGCGGCGCTCGCCGACAAGGTCGGCCGCCCGGTCGCCGCCCTGACCAGCGCCTGA
- a CDS encoding FAD-dependent monooxygenase, with the protein MATEYTRDFVGPIPALIAATDPANLRTWPIRDRRPLKQWGSGRATIIGDAAHPTSPYAAYGAGMAVEDGYFLGRRLAGVDLADHQQVRTALDEFEAPRRPHTARQSQTAFVLGKVSHYTPKPLRPLRDAMLNHTPLLQKAVGEATPGEILDQIAEVDRAEAAFTTRPIS; encoded by the coding sequence GTGGCGACCGAGTACACCCGCGATTTCGTCGGGCCTATTCCCGCGCTGATCGCCGCCACGGACCCGGCGAACCTCCGGACCTGGCCGATCCGGGACCGCCGGCCGCTCAAGCAGTGGGGGAGCGGGCGGGCCACGATCATCGGCGACGCCGCGCACCCGACCTCGCCGTACGCGGCCTACGGAGCCGGTATGGCCGTTGAGGATGGTTACTTCCTCGGCCGCCGCCTGGCCGGGGTCGACCTGGCCGACCACCAGCAGGTACGAACCGCACTGGACGAGTTCGAGGCACCGCGGCGGCCCCACACCGCTCGGCAGTCGCAGACCGCCTTCGTCCTCGGCAAGGTGTCCCACTACACGCCCAAGCCGCTCCGGCCGCTCCGGGACGCGATGCTCAACCACACTCCGCTGCTTCAGAAAGCCGTTGGCGAGGCGACTCCGGGCGAGATCCTGGACCAGATCGCTGAGGTCGACCGGGCCGAGGCAGCGTTCACCACGAGGCCGATTTCATGA
- a CDS encoding PadR family transcriptional regulator, producing MTTPPRLTKATLAVIDVLTAANEADPMWGLRICEEADLGPGTVYPILERLAEIGWLTSYWEAEQPSGRPRRRYYQLTGAGRMEAAAAKAARESRRRRWRPRGTAAPGFEAP from the coding sequence ATGACTACGCCGCCGCGGCTGACCAAGGCCACGCTGGCGGTCATCGACGTCCTCACCGCCGCGAACGAGGCGGATCCGATGTGGGGCCTGCGGATCTGTGAAGAGGCGGACCTGGGTCCGGGGACCGTCTATCCGATTCTGGAGCGGCTTGCCGAGATCGGCTGGCTCACGTCCTACTGGGAGGCCGAGCAGCCGAGCGGTCGGCCGCGGCGCCGCTACTACCAGCTGACCGGCGCCGGGCGGATGGAGGCGGCCGCAGCAAAGGCGGCTCGCGAGTCGCGTCGGCGTCGCTGGCGGCCCCGTGGCACCGCGGCGCCCGGGTTCGAGGCGCCGTGA
- a CDS encoding GNAT family N-acetyltransferase — protein MSSLDLRHYRNPSEVRDLLVNVYAEVYAHELNEPFSTIEAFSDRLAGHVTIPRWECVVGYDDAEPVAYIYGGSLRATTSWWHDLDPPVCGDFIREDGHRTLGIFELMVRRPWRKTGAAHAIHEELLADRPEQRASLAVDHAHPRVRAMYERWGYRFVGAHRPPGIAAPLLDIMVRDLRPS, from the coding sequence ATGAGCAGCCTCGACCTGCGGCATTACCGCAATCCGTCCGAGGTTCGTGACCTCCTCGTCAACGTCTACGCAGAGGTCTACGCCCACGAGTTGAACGAACCCTTCTCCACCATCGAGGCGTTCAGTGATCGGCTCGCCGGGCACGTCACGATTCCGCGATGGGAGTGCGTCGTCGGCTACGACGACGCCGAGCCGGTCGCCTACATCTACGGCGGCTCGCTCCGTGCCACCACCTCCTGGTGGCACGACCTCGATCCGCCGGTGTGTGGCGACTTCATCCGCGAGGACGGCCATCGCACCCTGGGCATCTTCGAGCTGATGGTCCGCAGGCCCTGGCGCAAGACCGGCGCGGCTCACGCGATCCACGAAGAGCTGCTCGCCGACCGGCCTGAGCAACGCGCGTCGCTCGCGGTCGACCATGCCCATCCGCGCGTCCGAGCCATGTATGAACGGTGGGGCTACCGGTTCGTCGGCGCGCACCGACCGCCTGGCATCGCGGCACCGCTGCTGGACATCATGGTGCGCGACCTCCGCCCGAGCTGA